The proteins below come from a single Psychrobacter sp. PL19 genomic window:
- a CDS encoding copper resistance protein NlpE N-terminal domain-containing protein — translation MICSSLRFSTTTVVIKRFRRLFLVLPISMLLIGCDSPSSTRPAANSSNSQASPIKSAQNTDRQNSAETSQDTDSSKANSNNAINDIDDSQSLIAATRSDDSGPPMFSGTRNNSALQATLMGDYGGILPCSFCDNIDITLNLFADSSVLKTTIYNNPTPPKVPLIESGIYRQDDDTITIIYETKVIETYRIQENHLVMLDQDQQPNADYTLSRK, via the coding sequence ATGATATGTTCTTCGCTTAGGTTCTCTACTACTACTGTTGTCATAAAACGCTTTAGACGGCTATTTTTAGTGCTGCCTATTTCCATGCTGCTGATTGGCTGTGACAGTCCATCATCTACTAGGCCTGCTGCTAACAGCAGTAACTCGCAAGCTTCACCTATCAAGAGTGCGCAGAATACTGACCGTCAGAATTCAGCAGAAACCTCGCAAGATACTGATAGTAGCAAGGCTAATTCAAACAATGCAATAAACGACATAGATGACAGTCAATCGCTCATTGCAGCTACTAGGTCAGATGATAGTGGGCCACCAATGTTCTCAGGAACGCGTAATAACAGCGCTCTACAGGCAACCTTGATGGGAGATTATGGCGGTATATTGCCTTGCTCCTTTTGTGATAATATTGATATCACCCTAAATTTATTTGCTGATAGCTCAGTGTTAAAGACCACTATCTACAACAATCCAACACCCCCTAAAGTGCCCTTAATTGAGTCCGGTATTTATCGCCAAGATGACGATACGATTACCATTATCTATGAAACCAAGGTTATCGAGACTTATCGTATTCAAGAGAATCATTTAGTAATGCTGGATCAAGACCAACAACCCAATGCGGACTATACTCTGTCGCGTAAATAG
- a CDS encoding type III PLP-dependent enzyme: MIKIDQYFDPAGWQKFTQASEGRNTPFLVVDLSRIATKYHEMVGFFPDAKIHYAMKASPAVEVINVLAELGSSFDCASVYELDRVLDCGVDASRISYGNTIKKARDVEYSYEKGVRLYATDSEADLKNIAKYAPGSNIFVRILVEGSDTAEWPLSRKFGCHPNMAIDLLVQARDLGLVPYGISFHVGSQQRDVAAWDDALAKVKYMFDWMIHEEDIKLKMINLGGGFPANYISEVNPVQVYAEEIKRYLTEDYDDDNMPEIILEPGRSLVGGSGVLVSDVVLISRKSNTDLIRWVYTDVGLFQGLIETLGEAIKYPIYTPKMETSTNKGTVVLAGPTCDSADIMYEEAGYQLPEELEIGDKIYWLTTGAYTNSYSSVEFNGFPPLEVVYVD, encoded by the coding sequence ATGATCAAAATTGACCAATATTTTGACCCTGCCGGCTGGCAGAAATTTACTCAAGCTTCCGAAGGTCGTAACACGCCTTTTTTGGTCGTTGACCTCAGCCGTATCGCGACCAAATATCATGAAATGGTAGGGTTTTTTCCTGATGCTAAGATTCATTATGCGATGAAAGCCAGTCCTGCGGTTGAGGTGATTAACGTACTCGCTGAGCTAGGGTCAAGCTTTGACTGTGCGTCCGTTTACGAGCTAGATCGAGTACTCGATTGCGGCGTTGATGCCTCACGTATTTCTTATGGCAATACTATTAAAAAAGCCAGAGATGTTGAATATTCTTACGAAAAAGGTGTGCGTCTGTATGCCACTGACTCAGAAGCTGATTTAAAAAATATCGCTAAATATGCGCCAGGCTCCAACATATTTGTCCGTATTTTAGTAGAGGGTTCAGATACTGCAGAGTGGCCACTGTCGCGCAAGTTTGGTTGTCACCCTAATATGGCAATTGACTTGCTGGTTCAAGCACGCGATTTGGGCTTAGTGCCTTATGGCATCTCCTTCCATGTTGGCAGTCAGCAAAGAGATGTGGCTGCATGGGATGATGCGTTGGCTAAGGTCAAATATATGTTTGATTGGATGATTCATGAAGAAGACATCAAGCTAAAAATGATTAACCTAGGTGGTGGTTTTCCAGCCAACTATATCAGTGAAGTCAATCCAGTGCAGGTCTATGCAGAAGAAATAAAACGTTACTTAACTGAAGACTATGACGACGATAATATGCCAGAGATTATTCTTGAGCCCGGGCGTTCATTGGTTGGCGGTTCAGGCGTATTAGTCAGTGATGTGGTGTTGATCTCACGTAAGTCGAATACGGATTTGATCCGCTGGGTCTACACCGATGTAGGGCTATTCCAAGGGTTGATTGAAACCTTAGGTGAGGCGATCAAATACCCAATCTATACACCAAAGATGGAAACCTCAACCAATAAAGGAACGGTAGTGCTGGCAGGCCCGACCTGTGACTCGGCTGATATTATGTATGAAGAAGCGGGTTATCAACTGCCCGAAGAGCTAGAGATTGGTGATAAAATATATTGGCTCACTACTGGCGCCTATACCAACTCTTACTCTTCCGTTGAGTTTAATGGCTTTCCGCCGTTAGAAGTGGTTTATGTTGATTAA
- a CDS encoding DnaJ C-terminal domain-containing protein, with the protein MAEKNYYEILGVKKDASDADIKKKYRKLVRQYHPDVSDDPDADNKIAEINNAYETIRDQDKRAEYDAMLNNPFAGQGGSFGGSSNGQAGSGGQRWEDMKGQFGEGEAFGDGSFRFDDIFSAFGRGARGQSGGQSQHGGFDQFGGGFGSQDSKGQDQHAEINVDLASVYNGDDYSIKLNVPVRQANGKVSYDNKTLKIKIPKGITEGKQIRLTGQGAAGSGSGKNGDLFLKVKITYADNIRLEGANVYQTVNITPWEAALGEKINVSTPAGTLGVSIPKNSKSGSNLRLKGKGIPAKEAGDLYLTLNIVNPEVNTDAATEAYEQLKQAFTDSSISR; encoded by the coding sequence ATGGCTGAGAAAAACTATTACGAAATCTTAGGGGTCAAAAAAGACGCCTCAGATGCGGATATCAAAAAAAAATACCGTAAGCTCGTTCGCCAATACCACCCTGATGTCAGCGACGATCCGGACGCCGACAATAAGATTGCCGAGATTAACAATGCTTATGAGACTATCAGAGACCAAGACAAGCGCGCTGAATATGATGCCATGCTCAACAATCCATTTGCTGGTCAGGGTGGCAGCTTCGGTGGCAGCTCTAATGGGCAGGCGGGCAGTGGTGGTCAACGCTGGGAAGATATGAAAGGTCAGTTTGGTGAGGGCGAAGCCTTTGGTGATGGTAGTTTTCGCTTCGACGATATTTTTTCAGCATTTGGTCGCGGGGCACGCGGGCAAAGTGGTGGACAATCGCAGCATGGTGGCTTTGATCAATTCGGTGGTGGGTTCGGCAGTCAAGATAGTAAAGGTCAGGATCAACATGCGGAGATTAATGTCGATCTGGCGTCAGTCTATAATGGCGACGATTATAGTATTAAGTTAAATGTTCCTGTTCGCCAAGCTAATGGCAAGGTCAGCTACGATAATAAAACCCTCAAAATAAAAATTCCCAAAGGCATTACTGAGGGCAAACAAATCCGTTTAACCGGGCAAGGCGCGGCTGGCAGTGGTAGTGGCAAAAATGGTGATTTATTCTTAAAGGTCAAGATTACCTATGCTGACAATATCCGTCTAGAAGGGGCCAATGTTTATCAAACGGTCAATATCACCCCATGGGAAGCGGCGCTTGGTGAGAAAATTAATGTCAGTACCCCAGCGGGTACCCTAGGCGTTAGCATTCCTAAGAACAGCAAATCAGGGAGTAATTTACGCTTAAAAGGCAAAGGTATTCCTGCTAAAGAAGCGGGTGATTTATATTTAACCTTAAATATTGTCAATCCTGAGGTCAATACCGATGCAGCAACCGAGGCTTAT
- a CDS encoding ABC-F family ATP-binding cassette domain-containing protein produces MIEFKDVGVRRDGRELFSGAGFQLHPGHKVGLTGNNGTGKSTLFALLLTRMGTGDTEVTLDRGEVSIPDGWQVAHMAQEVGASNQTAINYVLSGDEQWYKINEALSDLSTVSDDQIGVLHQQFDEIDGYRTPTKAAQIMAGLGFSTTQHELPVDSFSGGWRMRLNLAKTLMSRADLMLLDEPTNHLDLDAILWLETWINAFTGLVIVISHDQTFLDNTVGHILHVEQKKVTLYTGNYQQFIRTRHERMAQQQQAFEKQEATKAHLDDFIRRFRAQASKAKQAQSRIKQLERMSELSPMMADNPFTFRFYKPANMSSPLIELTNADIGYTDTPLLHNANVQVTPDTRIGLLGMNGAGKSTLIKALVGELGVLSGTYSVSDTLKLGYFNQHQMDALDAVATPLEMMRRLAGKTSDAELRSFLGGFDFRGDRIDTPSELFSGGERARLTLALIVWQRPNVLVLDEPTNHLDLQMRQALTMALQGFEGAVVLVSHDRELIANVCDELYLVHDGIIEEFDGDINDYGKWLSDKRKEANSPDKGADKKGKSKKAKKKFVNKDDVSHGTNANTSGAQLDNSKQAKKKLANPSSSVSTTASSSLTKEEQRKLAAEQRKLTAPVRREIEDTEKALAKIDDKLASLEVKLGDTDLYEDSRKSDLLKLLNEQAALQQQHSDNEESLLLAMTTLEEMEAEFS; encoded by the coding sequence ATGATCGAATTTAAAGACGTTGGTGTTCGCCGTGATGGTCGTGAATTATTTTCCGGTGCTGGCTTTCAGCTGCATCCGGGCCACAAAGTGGGCTTAACGGGCAATAACGGCACTGGCAAATCTACCCTATTTGCGCTATTACTAACCCGCATGGGCACTGGTGATACTGAGGTGACGCTCGATCGCGGTGAAGTGTCTATCCCGGATGGTTGGCAGGTGGCGCACATGGCGCAGGAAGTGGGCGCGAGTAACCAAACGGCGATTAATTATGTACTTAGTGGTGATGAGCAGTGGTATAAAATTAATGAGGCTTTGAGTGATTTGAGTACGGTCAGTGATGATCAAATTGGGGTGTTACATCAGCAGTTTGATGAAATTGACGGCTATCGCACTCCCACTAAAGCGGCCCAAATCATGGCGGGCTTGGGTTTTAGCACCACGCAACACGAGCTGCCCGTAGACAGTTTTTCGGGTGGTTGGCGTATGCGTTTAAATCTAGCTAAGACCTTGATGAGTCGTGCCGATTTAATGTTACTTGATGAGCCTACTAACCATTTGGACTTGGATGCCATTTTGTGGTTAGAGACTTGGATTAATGCCTTTACCGGTCTGGTTATTGTCATCTCCCATGACCAAACGTTCTTGGACAATACCGTTGGTCATATTTTGCACGTTGAGCAAAAGAAAGTCACCTTATATACCGGTAACTACCAGCAGTTTATCCGTACTCGTCATGAGCGTATGGCGCAGCAGCAGCAAGCGTTTGAGAAGCAAGAAGCGACTAAGGCACATTTAGACGACTTTATTCGTCGTTTCCGCGCCCAAGCCAGTAAGGCCAAGCAAGCGCAAAGCCGTATCAAACAGCTGGAGCGTATGAGTGAGCTGTCACCAATGATGGCGGATAATCCGTTCACTTTCCGTTTCTATAAACCGGCCAATATGAGCTCGCCCTTGATTGAGCTGACCAATGCTGATATTGGTTATACCGACACCCCGCTACTCCATAACGCCAATGTGCAAGTGACCCCTGATACGCGTATTGGTCTACTTGGGATGAATGGTGCGGGTAAATCGACCTTGATTAAAGCACTGGTCGGTGAGCTTGGCGTATTATCTGGTACTTATAGTGTGTCAGATACGCTCAAATTAGGCTACTTTAACCAGCATCAAATGGATGCTTTAGACGCTGTCGCCACCCCGCTAGAGATGATGCGCCGCTTGGCTGGTAAGACATCTGATGCTGAATTGCGTTCATTTTTGGGTGGTTTCGACTTCCGAGGCGACCGTATTGATACTCCAAGTGAGTTATTCTCAGGGGGTGAGCGTGCGCGTTTGACCTTGGCTTTGATTGTTTGGCAACGTCCAAACGTTTTAGTGCTTGATGAGCCTACCAACCATTTAGACTTACAAATGCGCCAAGCATTGACTATGGCATTACAAGGTTTTGAAGGCGCAGTGGTGCTGGTTTCGCATGATCGTGAATTGATTGCCAACGTCTGTGATGAGCTGTACCTGGTACATGACGGTATCATCGAAGAGTTTGATGGCGACATCAACGACTATGGTAAATGGTTGTCGGATAAACGTAAGGAAGCCAATAGTCCAGACAAAGGCGCTGACAAAAAAGGCAAGAGCAAAAAGGCCAAGAAAAAATTCGTTAATAAAGACGACGTTTCACATGGAACAAATGCCAATACTAGCGGTGCTCAGCTTGATAACTCAAAGCAGGCTAAAAAAAAACTAGCAAATCCTAGTTCAAGTGTAAGCACGACTGCATCGTCATCGCTCACCAAAGAAGAGCAGCGCAAACTGGCCGCTGAGCAGCGCAAGCTTACTGCGCCTGTTCGCCGCGAGATTGAAGATACAGAAAAAGCGTTGGCGAAAATTGACGATAAGCTGGCAAGTCTAGAGGTTAAGCTTGGCGATACCGATCTTTATGAAGACAGCCGTAAGTCGGATCTACTAAAATTACTCAATGAGCAAGCAGCGTTACAGCAGCAGCACAGTGACAATGAAGAGAGCTTACTGCTGGCGATGACGACTTTAGAAGAAATGGAAGCTGAATTTAGCTAA
- a CDS encoding disulfide bond formation protein B, with translation MLQLTTYRNLQVFLVLMTVIGMSFAVFLLQRYMGFSPCPLCIFQRIGLMIMGGFALFAALLNPKSMIIKLLLWLGSLAGIAWATAVAARHVWLQHLPADQVPSCGPGLDYWLDTLPMQQVLNEVLAGSGECASVDWRFLGLSIPEQSLIFFSFLLVIQILVLWRIFRPAISTRPT, from the coding sequence ATGCTACAACTGACCACTTATCGTAATTTACAAGTGTTTTTGGTATTGATGACCGTGATAGGCATGAGCTTTGCTGTATTTCTTTTGCAACGTTATATGGGCTTTTCACCTTGCCCACTGTGTATTTTTCAGCGGATCGGGCTGATGATAATGGGTGGCTTTGCCTTATTCGCGGCTCTACTTAACCCAAAATCGATGATTATTAAGCTGTTGTTATGGCTAGGAAGTCTAGCAGGTATTGCTTGGGCTACTGCGGTGGCGGCACGCCATGTCTGGCTACAACATTTACCGGCTGATCAAGTGCCGTCGTGTGGACCCGGTCTAGATTATTGGCTAGATACCCTACCGATGCAGCAAGTACTGAACGAGGTATTAGCTGGCTCTGGCGAGTGTGCGTCAGTTGATTGGCGATTTTTGGGATTGAGTATCCCTGAACAGTCATTAATCTTTTTTAGTTTTTTATTAGTTATTCAGATCCTGGTATTATGGCGTATCTTTCGACCTGCCATATCGACTCGCCCTACCTAG
- the erpA gene encoding iron-sulfur cluster insertion protein ErpA: MNAATNQYSPTTNQPVDPTILSLTDSAAQKVRRLREEEGDSNLMLRVYVTGGGCSGFSYGFNFANDLNEDDANFDNGDVTLVIDSLSYQYLQGSTVDYTEGLEGARFVVTNPNATTTCGCGSSFSI, translated from the coding sequence ATGAACGCAGCAACCAACCAGTATAGTCCAACTACCAACCAGCCTGTGGATCCCACCATCTTAAGCCTCACCGATAGTGCCGCTCAAAAAGTACGTCGGTTGCGTGAAGAAGAAGGTGATAGTAACCTTATGCTGCGCGTTTATGTCACCGGTGGCGGCTGTTCAGGCTTCTCTTATGGTTTTAACTTTGCCAATGATCTGAATGAAGACGATGCCAATTTTGATAATGGTGACGTCACCTTAGTGATTGACTCTTTAAGCTATCAATATCTACAAGGCTCTACCGTTGATTACACCGAAGGGTTAGAAGGGGCACGATTTGTGGTGACCAACCCCAATGCCACCACTACCTGTGGTTGTGGTTCGTCGTTCTCTATCTAA
- the gshA gene encoding glutamate--cysteine ligase, with protein sequence MSNFAPTFANFEIPSWFDSQHLEGMLRGIEKEGLRVKSDGYLTQTPHPAKLGSKLTHPFITTDYSESLLELITDPRSTPKETLVMLRQLHVLVYRALPEDELMWPLSMPCMLSADDADIPLADYGSSNTGKLKTLYRSGLGIRYGRRMQTIAGLHYNLSFGDTLFTEWQAQAGVIDPNTKLQSLTEFKNDKYLGLIRNFKRLTSLILYLLGASPSVCPCFLAGREHDLERLNESTYYKPTATSLRMGKLGYTNSVQEHLDIRYNNLPEYVDGLRRAIQTPHEGFEKLGLNDADGNPIQINNHVLQIENEYYSPIRPKQIAARGETPTEALERRGIAYVEFRAIDLDPYSDIGIRLSSACFLEVMALYCLLNDSPELMPEEEEELAINLERVVNEGRRNGLHIVNNGTEQSLESWMLKHLSNMRPLAALLDAHYGGNDYRAAVTLMQGKAGHSESTISAQVNADSERLGSLWKLGFTLAHQHRESLLQQTLSPNTQAKYEVLAEKSILQQAEIEEAETEDFMEYIQQYR encoded by the coding sequence ATGAGTAATTTTGCCCCTACCTTTGCCAATTTTGAAATCCCCAGCTGGTTTGACAGTCAACATCTAGAAGGAATGCTACGCGGCATCGAAAAAGAAGGTCTGCGTGTCAAATCTGATGGTTATTTGACCCAGACCCCTCATCCTGCAAAGCTTGGGTCAAAATTGACCCATCCGTTTATTACCACTGACTATTCAGAAAGCTTGCTTGAGTTGATTACTGATCCTAGAAGCACGCCTAAAGAAACCCTAGTTATGCTACGTCAACTCCATGTTTTGGTTTATCGGGCATTACCTGAAGACGAGCTGATGTGGCCACTGTCAATGCCATGCATGCTCTCAGCTGATGATGCCGATATTCCGCTAGCAGATTATGGCAGCTCGAATACTGGCAAACTAAAAACCCTTTATCGTAGCGGTCTTGGCATACGTTATGGTCGCCGCATGCAGACGATCGCCGGTCTGCATTATAACTTATCATTTGGGGACACTCTATTTACTGAGTGGCAAGCCCAAGCAGGGGTTATTGATCCTAATACCAAGTTGCAGTCGCTAACAGAATTTAAAAACGATAAATACTTAGGTTTAATTCGTAACTTTAAACGTCTGACCAGCTTGATACTGTATTTACTGGGTGCCAGCCCAAGCGTTTGTCCTTGCTTTTTGGCAGGACGCGAGCATGACTTAGAACGGCTCAATGAATCCACCTATTATAAGCCTACCGCGACTAGCCTACGTATGGGCAAACTTGGCTACACCAATAGTGTACAAGAGCATCTCGATATCCGCTATAACAACCTGCCAGAGTATGTCGATGGTCTGCGCCGCGCTATCCAAACGCCCCATGAAGGCTTTGAAAAACTTGGCTTAAATGATGCAGATGGCAATCCTATTCAAATTAATAATCATGTTCTACAAATAGAAAACGAATACTATAGTCCCATTCGCCCCAAACAAATTGCCGCACGTGGCGAGACTCCAACCGAGGCGCTCGAACGCCGTGGTATCGCCTATGTTGAATTCCGAGCTATTGACTTAGATCCTTATAGTGATATTGGTATTCGTCTCTCTAGCGCCTGTTTCTTAGAGGTAATGGCTTTGTATTGTCTACTAAATGACTCACCTGAGCTCATGCCTGAGGAAGAGGAAGAGCTAGCGATTAACCTTGAGCGTGTGGTCAATGAAGGTCGCCGCAATGGTTTACACATCGTTAATAATGGCACCGAGCAATCACTAGAGAGTTGGATGCTAAAGCACTTAAGTAACATGCGTCCATTAGCCGCACTACTTGATGCGCACTATGGTGGCAACGACTACCGTGCCGCTGTAACGCTAATGCAAGGCAAAGCCGGCCATTCTGAGTCAACCATATCAGCACAAGTGAATGCTGATAGTGAGCGTTTGGGTAGCTTGTGGAAACTGGGCTTTACCCTAGCGCATCAGCATCGTGAGTCTTTACTGCAGCAGACCCTAAGTCCAAACACCCAAGCTAAATACGAAGTCCTAGCCGAAAAATCGATATTACAGCAAGCTGAAATTGAAGAAGCCGAAACTGAAGACTTTATGGAGTACATACAGCAATATCGTTAG
- a CDS encoding Mur ligase domain-containing protein, with product MHIHILGICGTFMGSLALLARTLGHTVTGSDTNIYPPMSTQLEHAGITIAEGYLVQHLQPAPDLVVVGNAMKRGMEVVEYMLDTGLRYTSGPQFLSEQVLQSRHVLAVAGTHGKTTTTTMLAWILHYAGIDAGFLIGGVPLVNTPDEHLQQVFAHSSYLGADDSTSGTNNSENETTAQPKPGYFVIEADEYDSAFFDKRSKFVHYRPRTAILNNLEFDHADIFADLNAIQTQFHHMVRMIPSTGKIIMPAATISLEETLAKGVWTPIWRTAIIDKQSDSEQDINGQSLDNQLHDQQEDSAAINSSWQAELINQDGSQFKVSFAESMTADTETTAIVNWSMSGIHNVNNALVAVAAAYDIGVNVTTACAALSAFAGIKRRMELIGNINDILVFDDFAHHPTAITTTLDGAKKKLSGRRIWAIIEPRSNTMKMGIHQDSLAQSATLADHTLWYEPADLKWGLKDIIDRAQMDDEHHGTQQVIRSVDAIIEHVITHAQAGDAIIIMSNGDFEGIHERLLTALRQL from the coding sequence ATGCATATTCATATTCTTGGTATTTGTGGTACTTTTATGGGCTCATTAGCCTTGCTAGCGAGAACACTTGGCCATACGGTGACCGGCTCAGACACCAACATCTATCCGCCGATGTCCACCCAACTTGAGCATGCTGGAATTACTATTGCAGAAGGCTACCTGGTACAGCATCTGCAGCCAGCGCCGGATTTGGTAGTGGTCGGTAATGCTATGAAACGTGGCATGGAAGTGGTTGAATACATGCTAGACACGGGTCTTCGCTACACCTCAGGACCACAATTTTTATCTGAACAAGTCTTGCAGTCCCGTCATGTGTTAGCGGTTGCGGGTACTCATGGTAAAACCACCACCACCACTATGCTCGCCTGGATACTTCATTATGCAGGTATCGATGCTGGGTTTTTGATTGGCGGCGTGCCGTTAGTGAACACCCCTGATGAACACTTGCAACAGGTATTTGCTCATAGCAGTTATTTGGGCGCAGACGATAGTACCAGTGGGACAAACAATAGCGAGAACGAGACCACAGCACAGCCGAAACCTGGCTATTTTGTCATCGAAGCCGATGAGTACGACTCTGCTTTTTTTGATAAGCGTTCAAAGTTCGTTCATTATCGGCCACGTACTGCGATTCTAAACAACCTTGAATTTGATCATGCTGATATCTTTGCGGACCTAAATGCCATTCAAACTCAGTTTCACCATATGGTGCGCATGATTCCAAGTACGGGCAAAATCATCATGCCTGCAGCGACTATTAGTCTAGAAGAGACGCTGGCTAAGGGCGTTTGGACGCCGATTTGGCGTACTGCCATCATTGATAAGCAGTCCGATAGTGAACAAGATATTAATGGTCAGTCACTTGATAATCAGCTGCATGACCAGCAAGAAGATAGTGCCGCAATCAACAGCAGCTGGCAGGCCGAACTTATTAACCAAGATGGCAGCCAATTTAAAGTAAGCTTTGCGGAAAGTATGACAGCCGATACCGAAACGACCGCTATTGTAAACTGGTCGATGAGTGGTATTCATAACGTCAATAATGCCTTAGTGGCGGTCGCTGCTGCTTATGATATTGGCGTAAATGTCACTACTGCCTGCGCAGCCTTGTCAGCATTTGCTGGCATCAAGCGCCGGATGGAATTGATCGGTAATATTAATGACATTTTAGTTTTTGATGACTTTGCTCATCACCCCACGGCTATTACTACCACTTTAGATGGTGCTAAAAAGAAACTGTCTGGCAGAAGAATTTGGGCCATTATTGAGCCCCGTAGCAACACGATGAAGATGGGTATTCATCAGGACAGTTTGGCGCAATCGGCAACATTAGCAGACCATACACTATGGTATGAACCTGCTGACCTAAAATGGGGTCTAAAAGACATCATTGATCGTGCCCAAATGGACGATGAGCACCATGGCACTCAGCAAGTGATTCGTAGCGTCGACGCGATTATTGAGCACGTCATCACGCATGCTCAAGCGGGCGATGCGATCATCATTATGTCCAATGGTGACTTTGAGGGAATCCATGAGCGCTTATTAACAGCCTTGCGCCAGCTCTAA
- the def gene encoding peptide deformylase produces the protein MALLPILNYPDPRLRTIATPVKEITAEIKTLITNMIETMYDAQGIGLAASQVDRHIQLIVMDLSEDKDEPMVFINPKITPLVEEKQPYEEGCLSVPDVYDKVQRPTKVRIEALDQEGQSIDKEVEGLLAVCIQHEMDHLNGVIFVDYLSHLKQTRARDKVRKVLKIREKQEQDEKQAAQESQTTSV, from the coding sequence ATGGCATTACTCCCTATTTTGAACTACCCTGATCCGCGCCTGCGTACGATTGCCACGCCCGTAAAAGAGATTACTGCGGAAATTAAAACCTTAATCACTAATATGATTGAGACTATGTACGATGCGCAAGGTATTGGGCTTGCTGCCAGCCAAGTTGATCGACATATTCAGCTTATTGTTATGGATTTATCTGAAGACAAAGATGAGCCGATGGTATTTATCAACCCAAAAATTACGCCATTGGTAGAAGAGAAACAGCCTTATGAAGAGGGATGTTTGTCCGTGCCTGATGTCTACGATAAAGTTCAACGCCCCACTAAAGTGCGTATCGAAGCTTTAGACCAAGAGGGTCAAAGTATTGATAAAGAAGTAGAAGGGCTACTAGCCGTATGTATTCAACATGAGATGGATCACTTGAATGGGGTTATTTTTGTAGATTACCTATCGCATCTCAAACAAACTCGAGCCCGGGATAAAGTTCGTAAAGTACTTAAAATACGTGAAAAGCAGGAGCAGGACGAAAAACAAGCGGCTCAAGAGTCACAAACTACTAGCGTTTAA
- a CDS encoding GlsB/YeaQ/YmgE family stress response membrane protein → MGFIWMIIVGLVAGLLARAIKPGSDPMGWIMTIVLGIVGAMLGGFIAGLIGINADGGFTSLIFSVIGAIILLFLYEMIMSKRRA, encoded by the coding sequence ATGGGCTTTATTTGGATGATTATCGTAGGTTTGGTTGCCGGCCTATTAGCACGAGCTATCAAACCCGGGTCTGACCCAATGGGCTGGATTATGACTATTGTACTGGGTATTGTAGGCGCAATGCTAGGTGGCTTTATTGCTGGGCTTATTGGTATCAATGCCGATGGTGGCTTTACCAGTCTGATCTTCTCAGTCATTGGCGCAATCATTTTACTGTTCCTATACGAAATGATAATGAGCAAGCGCCGCGCATAA
- a CDS encoding septal ring lytic transglycosylase RlpA family protein has product MSYLIKSLVITLSILLSTSVFAGNTSYYGNKFHGKRTASGSIFNMHSLTAAHKTLPFGTKVRVTNKKTKQSVIVKITDRGPFIRGRILDLSKAAAGKINCQLCTTSMKILSYGDGKYRRQ; this is encoded by the coding sequence ATGTCTTATTTAATCAAGTCTTTAGTTATTACGTTATCAATACTGTTAAGCACCTCCGTTTTTGCTGGTAACACCAGTTACTATGGCAATAAATTTCATGGTAAACGTACAGCCAGTGGTAGTATCTTCAATATGCATTCTCTGACCGCCGCGCATAAAACGCTGCCGTTTGGTACGAAGGTACGAGTAACTAACAAAAAGACAAAGCAGAGCGTGATAGTGAAAATTACGGATAGAGGACCTTTTATCAGGGGCCGAATTCTTGATTTATCTAAAGCCGCTGCTGGTAAAATAAACTGCCAACTTTGTACGACTAGTATGAAGATATTATCTTACGGTGATGGTAAATACCGTAGACAATAA